From one Culex quinquefasciatus strain JHB chromosome 3, VPISU_Cqui_1.0_pri_paternal, whole genome shotgun sequence genomic stretch:
- the LOC6049667 gene encoding ubiquilin-1, producing MADGKTIQIFIKTPKDKKSIQIGEDAEIKELRATVAEQFESDADLVCLIFAGKIMKDTDTLKTHNIKEGMTVHLVIKAAPRSEPEGPRRPPADISQTPFGLNQLGGLSALGALGGNQTNFMDLQSRMQHELLGNPDLMRTVLDNPLVQQMMNNPETMRQIVTSNPQMQDLMQRNPEISHMLNNPELLRQTMELARNPSMLQELMRSHDRAMSNLESVPGGYSALQRIYRDIQEPMLNATSRNPYSGTSDSGTSENPQQGTENRNPLPNPWGGSNQGENPSTDNPPPNILNTPTMQSLLQQMGDNPSLMSNLMSAPYTRNMLEALAADPNMAANLMTQNPLLANSPGMQEQMRTMMPQFLQQLQNPEVQQMMSNPQAINAIMQIQQGMEQLRNVAPGLVNTMGIPPPPPGAPTTTASGNTSATTTAPVQSNPALFSDFMSRMVNGMATGNNPNVPPEERYRSQLEQLASMGFVNREANLQALIASFGDINGAVERLLALGQLSLS from the exons ATGGCGGACGGAAAaacgattcaaatttttattaagaCACCAAAGGACAAGAAATCCATTCAGATAGGAGAAGATGCTGAAATTAAGGAG CTTCGCGCCACCGTTGCGGAACAGTTCGAGTCGGATGCGGATCTGGTTTGTCTGATTTTCGCTGGCAAAATTATGAAGGACACGGACACGCTAAAGACCCACAACATAAAAGAAGGAATGACGGTTCATCTGGTTATTAAGGCTGCGCCCAGGTCTGAGCCAGAAGGACCTCGCCGTCCTCCAGCGGATATATCTCAGACTCCGTTTGGGTTGAACCAGCTTGGAGGATTGAGCGCTCTCGGGGCTCTTGGTGGCAATCAGACCAATTTTATGGATTTGCAGTCAAGAATGCAGCATGAACTGCTGGGAAATCCTGACCTGATGAGAACCGTTTTGGACAATCCGCTTGTGCAGCAGATGATGAATAACCCAGAAACCATGAGACAAATTGTCACATCGAATCCACAGATGCAGGATCTCATGCAACGCAATCCGGAGATTTCACACATGCTGAATAATCCGGAACTTTTACGTCAGACCATGGAACTGGCTCGTAATCCCTCTATGCTGCAGGAATTAATGAGGTCGCATGACCGTGCCATGTCTAATCTTGAAAGCGTTCCGGGTGGCTACAGCGCACTGCAAAGAATTTATAGAGACATCCAGGAGCCAATGCTGAACGCTACTTCAAGAAATCCATACTCAGGAACATCTGATTCAGGAACTTCTG AAAATCCACAACAAGGAACGGAGAATCGGAATCCGCTCCCCAACCCGTGGGGTGGTTCTAACCAAGGTGAAAACCCATCAACGGACAATCCGCCTCCAAACATATTGAATACACCGACAATGCAAAGCTTGTTACAACAGATGGGTGATAATCCTTCGCTGATGTCCAACTTGATGAGTGCCCCATACACTCGCAACATGCTGGAAGCGCTGGCTGCCGATCCCAATATGGCAGCAAAT CTGATGACCCAAAATCCGCTCTTGGCAAATAGTCCCGGTATGCAGGAGCAAATGCGTACGATGATGCCGCAGTTTTTGCAGCAACTTCAAAATCCGGAGGTCCAGCAGATGATGTCCAATCCGCAGGCCATTAATGCGATCATGCAAATCCAGCAAGGTATGGAACAGCTGCGCAACGTGGCTCCAGGGCTTGTCAATACTATGGGCATTCCACCGCCGCCTCCGGGGGCACCGACAACTACCGCTTCTGGAAATACTAGTGCGACCACGACTGCGCCAGTCCAGTCGAATCCGGCTTTATTCTCTGATTTCATGTCACGCATGGTTAACGGAATGGCCACCGGGAATAACCCCAACGTCCCTCCCGAAGAACGCTATCGCTCGCAGCTCGAGCAGCTCGCCTCGATGGGATTCGTTAACCGAGAGGCCAATCTTCAAG CTTTGATCGCATCGTTTGGCGACATCAATGGTGCAGTAGAAAGGCTTCTAGCACTTGGACAGCTGTCCCTAAGTTAA
- the LOC119769382 gene encoding uncharacterized protein LOC119769382, with translation MDQFGEDWPVKFLDPDSPPGVDSAERSVEHLDNPQSFPAEPLEEETPDWFESFITKHELQDEDMPDANCGSLLLDRHEPLDEEMPEATSNDSGVLNIGRFLGNSNNETPSHSADFVISSVGVDGVPQLDQVNVLGNAVSTGIASPTSSTQETARILTPSWFSNPAFVNEANCLCT, from the exons ATGGACCAGTTTGGAGAAGATTGGCCGGTGAAATTTTTGGATCCGGACTCGCCTCCGGGTGTGGATTCCGCTGAACGGTCTGTTGAGCATTTAGATAATCCTCAATCCTTCCCGGCCGAACCGTTAGAAGAAGAGACGCCGGATTGGTTTGAAAGTTTTATCACAAAACACGAGCTACAGGATGAAGATATGCCGGATGCGAACTGCGGAAGTCTACTGCTAGACCGACACGAGCCACTGGACGAAGAAATGCCGGAAGCTACGAGTAACGATTCCGGTGTTCTGAACATCGGAAGATTCTTAGGCAATTCCAACAACGAGACGCCGTCCCATTcagctgattttgttatttcatcCGTCGGCGTTG ATGGTGTACCCCAACTTGACCAGGTGAATGTGTTAGGCAATGCAGTGTCCACCGGAATCGCCTCGCCAACCTCGAGCACGCAAGAGACCGCGAGAATCTTGACTCCGTCGTGGTTCTCAAATCCGGCCTTCGTGAATGAAGCGAATTGTCTCTGTACATAA
- the LOC6049668 gene encoding LOW QUALITY PROTEIN: uncharacterized protein LOC6049668 (The sequence of the model RefSeq protein was modified relative to this genomic sequence to represent the inferred CDS: inserted 2 bases in 2 codons), with protein MISDALGDLEKCVDNAGTQLETLHKALESHKSILEVNDFEKNIEDNDMDGLETGSVLELLDSVTVVXNEYQNLRKDLQEVQQLQKEMTFSLRYQLQTMTQTFHILKXKIESNNLPITSLPQPSSSTKNNGGSTAAVKNTKHNKN; from the exons atgatATCCGACGCTTTGGGAGATCTGGAGAAATGC GTCGATAACGCAGGAACGCAGCTGGAAACTTTGCACAAAGCTCTCGAAAGCCACAAATCCATACTCGAAGTAAACGATTTCGAAAAGAATATAGAAGACAATGATATGGATGGCCTGGAAACTGGTTCAGTTCTGGAGCTTCTTGATTCGGTGACCGTTG AAAATGAATATCAAAATTTGCGGAAGGATTTGCAGGAAGTTCAACAGCTGCAAAAGGAAATGACCTTTTCACTGAGGTATCAATTGCAAACCATGACTCAGACTTTTCACATTCTAA AAAAGATTGAGTCCAATAATCTGCCGATTACATCGCTTCCTCAACCATCATCATCTACCAAAAACAATGGTGGATCTACAGCTGCTGTTAAAAATAcgaaacataacaaaaattga
- the LOC6049669 gene encoding uncharacterized protein LOC6049669, producing MSIGINLRVTGHTSIGGRKYQEDYFSVAYQQTENDQSLEYAFFGIYDGHGGAEASFFAKEHLMNTIVSQKLFWSDNDDDVLKAIREGYIQTHYAMWREQDKWPKTSSGLPSTAGTTASVAFIRQGKIYVGHVGDSGIVLGYQKDKEKGDDPSKWAATPLTEDHKPESYAEKMRIMNCGGKVVSKSGVPRVVWNRPRIGHKGPVRRSTPIDEIPFLAVARSLGDLWSYNSAVNEFVVSPNPDVSVIEIDPKKHRCLIFGTDGLWNVLSPKHAVEIVHAAERENIRICLEGGCDWKNPSKLLVNEALERWSRSNMKADNTSVVIIMLDPPGPPKRDVLRSMRASIQHIDYQPTNTHPMHNMNVTLFDHTTRELIDLSQVTCQEAPPISQDDTLHQPYLEPHASTSYQDMGYSNSFADSYNTYLNSSLNNDHSYTSHTTTTEQYSVNHSSQQHNSSQAHGLIYQDESIKTSEQDTDDTYSLTNLQTKSERLHSQMLEASTTASTSRYQNTGNVAIIENFHDYPMPHMPTNQPYDNQFHHQTFQQDQPSYQMERFDYNHHQMTKMSATLAVHTIRLMIFRNKTISVSMKSIFIMKNHQSMFLPKQIP from the exons TCTTTCTTTGCGAAGGAGCATTTAATGAACACAATTGTGAGCCAGAAACTGTTCTGGTCGgataatgatgatgatgtgCTGAAAGCAATTCGCGAGGGCTACATCCAGACGCATTATGCGATGTGGCGAGAGCAAG ACAAATGGCCAAAAACATCGTCCGGATTGCCAAGTACTGCTGGAACAACTGCGAGCGTCGCCTTCATTCGTCAAGGCAAGATTTACGTGGGCCACGTTGGTGATTCTGGTATTGTTTTGGGCTACCAGAAAGATAAGGAAAAGGGCGATGATCCAAGCAAATGGGCCGCTACTCCACTGACCGAAGACCACAAGCCAGAGTCTTATGCCGAAAAAATGCGGATAATGAATTGCGGCGGAAAAGTCGTGTCAAAATCCGGAGTTCCACGAGTCGTCTGGAATCGACCGAGAATTGGTCATAAAGGGCCAGTACGGCGAAGTACACCTATCGATGAAATACCATTTCTCGCTGTTGCAAGAAGTTTGGGTGATTTATGGAGCTACAATTCGGCTGTTAATGAATTTGTAGTGAGTCCCAATCCCGATGTATCTGTCATTGAGATTGATCCAAAGAAACACAG GTGTCTTATATTCGGAACGGATGGTCTGTGGAATGTTCTGTCACCAAAACATGCTGTGGAAATAGTACATGCAGCAGAACGTGAAAACATCAGGATATGTTTAGAAGGTGGTTGCGATTGGAAAAATCCTAGCAAGTTATTg GTGAATGAGGCACTTGAACGATGGAGCAGAAGTAATATGAAGGCAGACAATACATCTGTGGTTATCATCATGTTGGATCCACCAGGGCCCCCAAAAAGAGATGTTCTGCGATCTATGCGAGCTTCTATACAACACATTGATTATCAACCCACTAATACGCATCCGATGCATAACATGAATGTTACACTGTTTGATCACACCACTCGGGAGCTGATAGATTTATCCCAAGTAACCTGCCAGGAAGCACCACCAATCAGTCAAGATGATACGCTACATCAACCGTATCTAGAACCCCATGCCTCAACTTCTTATCAGGATATGGGATACAGTAATAGCTTTGCTGATTCGTACAATACCTACCTAAACAGTAGTTTAAACAATGATCATTCTTATACAAGTCACACGACCACCACGGAACAGTACTCTGTGAATCATAGTTCACAGCAACACAACAGTTCTCAAGCGCATGGTTTGATTTATCAAGATGAATCAATCAAAACGAGTGAACAGGATACGGATGACACGTATTCATTAACTAATCTTCAAACAAAATCGGAACGTTTGCATTCACAGATGTTGGAAGCCTCAACAACGGCATCGACATCCAGATATCAAAATACTGGAAACGTTGCtattattgaaaatttccatGACTATCCAATGCCACATATGCCTACAAATCAGCCGTACGACAATCAATTCCACCATCAAACCTTTCAACAAGATCAACCATCGTATCAAATGGAAAGATTTGACTACAATCAtcaccaaatgaccaaaatgagtgCAACTTTAGCAGTTCACACTATACGGCTCATGATCTTTCGGAACAAAACTATCAGCGTGAGCATGAAGAGTATCTTTATCATGAAGAATCATCAGTCAATGTTTCTTCCGAAACAAATACCATGA